One Halobacterium sp. DL1 DNA window includes the following coding sequences:
- a CDS encoding 1-(5-phosphoribosyl)-5-[(5-phosphoribosylamino)methylideneamino] imidazole-4-carboxamide isomerase yields MTFDSFEVVPAVDVQDGEVVQLVAGERGTGRQYGDPVEAATRWVEAGAETLHLVDLDGAFEGARANAAAIEAIIDATDVGVQVGGGIRTVGDATDLLERGVDRVILGTAAVETPEIVGEISAEQPGSVVVSLDAKDGEVVVEGWTEGTGIDPVEAAGRYADLGAGAILFTNVDVEGQQTGVRTEPVRELADSVDIPIIASGGVADVQDVVELKEAGAAAVVVGTALYEGNFTLEAARAAVE; encoded by the coding sequence ATGACCTTCGACTCCTTCGAGGTGGTGCCGGCGGTGGACGTCCAGGACGGGGAAGTCGTCCAGCTGGTGGCCGGCGAGCGCGGGACGGGACGACAGTACGGCGACCCGGTCGAGGCCGCAACGCGGTGGGTCGAGGCGGGCGCCGAGACGCTCCACCTCGTCGACCTCGACGGCGCCTTCGAGGGCGCGCGCGCGAACGCCGCGGCCATCGAGGCCATCATCGACGCGACGGACGTCGGCGTCCAGGTCGGCGGCGGCATCCGCACGGTCGGGGACGCGACGGACCTGCTGGAGCGCGGCGTCGACCGCGTCATCCTCGGCACCGCCGCCGTCGAAACCCCCGAAATCGTCGGCGAGATCAGCGCCGAGCAGCCCGGCAGCGTCGTGGTGAGCCTCGACGCGAAGGACGGCGAGGTCGTCGTCGAGGGGTGGACGGAGGGGACCGGTATCGACCCCGTCGAGGCCGCCGGCCGCTACGCCGACCTCGGTGCGGGCGCCATCCTGTTCACGAACGTCGACGTCGAGGGCCAGCAGACGGGCGTGCGGACGGAGCCGGTCCGCGAACTCGCGGACAGCGTCGACATCCCGATAATCGCGAGCGGCGGCGTCGCTGACGTCCAGGACGTCGTCGAGCTGAAGGAAGCGGGCGCGGCAGCCGTCGTCGTCGGCACCGCGCTGTACGAGGGGAACTTCACGTTAGAGGCGGCCCGTGCCGCCGTGGAGTAG
- the hisB gene encoding imidazoleglycerol-phosphate dehydratase (catalyzes the dehydration of D-erythro-1-(imidazol-4-yl)glycerol 3-phosphate to 3-(imidazol-4-yl)-2-oxopropyl phosphate in histidine biosynthesis): MTDRTAAVTRETAETDIEVTLDVDGDGDSTVDTGIGFFDHMLTSFARHGLFDLTVRCDGDLEIDDHHTVEDVGITLGQAFDEALGEKRGIERFADRRVPLDEAVASVVVDVSGRPLYEFDGEFSQARVGEFTSVMARHFFRSLSTHAGLTLHCGVDGENAHHEIEALFKGAARALDDATRIDGRRSDTPSTKGEL, from the coding sequence ATGACCGACCGAACTGCGGCCGTGACCCGGGAGACGGCCGAGACGGACATCGAGGTGACTCTCGACGTGGACGGCGACGGCGACAGCACGGTGGACACCGGCATCGGCTTCTTCGACCACATGCTGACGTCGTTCGCCAGGCACGGCCTCTTCGACCTGACCGTGCGCTGCGACGGCGACCTCGAGATAGACGACCACCACACCGTCGAGGACGTCGGCATCACACTCGGACAGGCCTTCGACGAGGCCCTCGGCGAGAAGCGCGGCATCGAGCGGTTCGCGGACCGGCGCGTCCCGCTGGACGAGGCCGTGGCGAGCGTCGTCGTCGACGTCTCCGGGCGGCCGCTGTACGAGTTCGACGGGGAGTTCAGCCAGGCGCGCGTCGGCGAGTTCACGAGCGTGATGGCGCGGCACTTCTTCCGGTCGCTGTCGACGCACGCGGGCCTCACGCTCCACTGCGGGGTCGACGGCGAGAACGCTCACCACGAGATAGAGGCGCTGTTCAAGGGCGCGGCGCGCGCCCTCGACGACGCCACGCGCATCGACGGCCGGCGCTCGGACACGCCCTCGACGAAGGGCGAACTCTAG
- a CDS encoding amino acid-binding protein, which yields MFEDIMQKFEGSPGQQAVIRLLLERGFSVNDEGRVVSGDIEIPYTQVAQEAGVDRRVVDSTTEAILADDELRRIFQNISQIPSLMDLAPVLDLHVVTVEVADADEPGIVAHVAGLLADRDISIRQTISEDPEFTDEPRLYLVTDEALPGEVVTELMELPFVRSVELS from the coding sequence ATGTTCGAGGACATCATGCAGAAGTTCGAGGGGAGCCCCGGCCAGCAGGCCGTCATCCGCCTCCTCCTCGAGCGCGGGTTCTCCGTGAACGACGAGGGTCGGGTGGTCTCCGGCGACATCGAGATTCCGTACACGCAAGTCGCCCAGGAGGCGGGCGTCGACCGCCGGGTCGTCGACTCCACGACGGAGGCAATTCTCGCAGACGACGAACTCCGGCGCATCTTCCAGAACATCAGCCAGATTCCGAGCCTGATGGACCTCGCGCCCGTCCTCGACCTGCACGTCGTCACCGTCGAGGTGGCCGACGCCGACGAGCCCGGCATCGTCGCGCATGTCGCCGGACTGCTCGCCGACCGCGACATCAGCATCCGCCAGACCATCAGCGAGGACCCGGAGTTCACGGACGAACCGCGGCTCTACCTGGTGACCGACGAGGCGCTCCCGGGCGAGGTGGTGACCGAACTGATGGAACTGCCGTTCGTGCGGTCGGTCGAACTCTCCTGA
- a CDS encoding acylaminoacyl-peptidase: MNRVEAGDYHEFSRLSHPAVSPDGERVAYVKQAPDSDTDYEATVHVASVGGDESRRFTVAEGVDSEPTWSPSGDRLAFVSTRGASDDRPHLWVLPVDGGEAEQVTDVVGGVSNIAWGPDGDRIAFVQSVRPEERERDLDLDTDEEYEREDPDPRVIDRHVYRADESYADGARSHAYLVDLEGNEVSRVTEGVADCLGPAWGADALYYPIRRGVDADDRLEWELAAVDPATGEETVVTTVEGWGPKLAAHAGDEGDRIAYTTRPADDPTLSQIEVDVYNRASGDVERVTADLDRTLELWNPSHAPAWSPDGDYLYVCTPDEGGYALRRIDDDGVEVVLGGDRHVHGFSVARDAVGVVQSEWDHPGDVVAATPGGAEENRLTRVNADYLDDRAVGQPQELQFEAPDGEKIQGWVLTPPDFDPDEEYPLVVEIHGGPHRMWSTTGSMWHEFQTLAARGYVVFWCNPRGSAGYGEAFMRAIERDWGDATLQDVLAGAREVADRDYVADDAFVTGGSFGGFMTAWAVGHTDFFDAAVAQRGVYDLTGFYGSTDVFQLVEGDFRAVPWADYEFLAEQSPATYADLVDTPTLVVHAEDDYRTPANTAELFYRALKRQDVDTRLVRYPREGHELSRSGEPGHVVDRIERIARWFDGYAETQDAPRALDRERGDGLSVGEDEA; this comes from the coding sequence ATGAACCGCGTCGAGGCCGGCGACTACCACGAGTTCTCGCGGCTCTCCCACCCGGCCGTCTCCCCGGACGGCGAGCGCGTCGCGTACGTCAAGCAGGCGCCCGACTCGGACACCGATTACGAGGCGACCGTCCACGTCGCGTCGGTGGGCGGTGACGAGTCCCGACGGTTCACCGTCGCGGAGGGCGTCGACAGCGAACCGACGTGGAGCCCCTCGGGAGACCGTCTCGCGTTCGTCTCCACTCGCGGAGCCAGTGACGACCGCCCGCACTTGTGGGTGCTCCCCGTCGACGGCGGCGAGGCCGAGCAGGTGACCGACGTCGTCGGCGGCGTCTCCAACATCGCGTGGGGGCCAGACGGCGACCGCATCGCGTTCGTGCAGTCCGTCCGCCCGGAGGAGCGCGAGCGTGACCTCGACCTGGACACCGACGAGGAGTACGAGCGCGAGGACCCGGACCCCAGGGTAATCGACCGACACGTCTACCGCGCGGACGAGTCGTACGCCGACGGCGCGCGCTCCCACGCCTACCTCGTGGACCTCGAAGGGAACGAGGTGTCCCGCGTCACCGAGGGCGTCGCGGACTGCCTCGGGCCAGCGTGGGGCGCCGACGCGCTCTACTACCCGATTCGTCGAGGGGTCGACGCCGACGACCGGCTGGAGTGGGAGCTGGCGGCCGTCGACCCTGCCACCGGCGAGGAGACCGTGGTGACGACCGTCGAGGGGTGGGGACCCAAACTGGCGGCCCACGCCGGAGACGAGGGCGACAGAATCGCGTACACGACGCGGCCCGCGGACGACCCGACGCTCTCGCAAATCGAGGTCGACGTCTACAACCGCGCGAGCGGCGACGTCGAGCGCGTCACCGCCGACCTCGACCGCACGCTGGAACTGTGGAACCCGAGTCACGCACCGGCGTGGAGCCCGGACGGGGACTACCTCTACGTCTGCACGCCCGACGAGGGCGGCTACGCGCTGCGGCGCATCGACGACGATGGCGTCGAGGTCGTGTTGGGCGGCGACCGACACGTCCACGGCTTCTCGGTCGCGCGGGACGCCGTCGGCGTCGTCCAGTCGGAGTGGGACCACCCGGGCGACGTGGTGGCGGCGACGCCGGGCGGCGCCGAGGAGAACCGGCTGACGCGAGTCAACGCGGACTACCTCGACGACCGCGCGGTCGGCCAGCCCCAGGAACTCCAGTTCGAGGCGCCGGACGGCGAGAAAATCCAGGGCTGGGTGCTGACGCCGCCCGATTTCGACCCGGACGAGGAGTACCCGCTGGTCGTGGAGATCCACGGCGGCCCACACCGGATGTGGTCGACGACTGGGTCCATGTGGCACGAGTTCCAGACGCTCGCGGCGCGCGGCTACGTCGTCTTCTGGTGCAACCCGCGCGGCTCCGCGGGCTACGGCGAGGCGTTCATGCGGGCCATCGAGCGCGACTGGGGGGACGCCACCCTCCAGGACGTGCTGGCAGGCGCCCGCGAGGTCGCCGACCGCGACTACGTCGCCGACGACGCGTTCGTCACGGGCGGGAGCTTCGGCGGGTTCATGACCGCGTGGGCGGTCGGGCACACGGACTTCTTCGACGCGGCGGTCGCCCAGCGCGGCGTCTACGACCTCACGGGCTTCTACGGTTCGACGGACGTCTTCCAGCTCGTCGAGGGGGACTTCCGCGCGGTCCCCTGGGCGGACTACGAGTTCCTCGCCGAGCAGTCCCCCGCGACGTACGCCGACCTCGTGGACACGCCGACGCTCGTCGTGCACGCCGAGGACGACTACCGAACGCCCGCGAACACCGCGGAGCTGTTCTACCGCGCGCTCAAGCGCCAGGACGTCGACACCCGGCTGGTGCGCTACCCCCGCGAGGGGCACGAACTCTCGCGGTCGGGTGAGCCCGGTCACGTCGTCGACCGCATCGAGCGCATCGCGCGCTGGTTCGACGGGTACGCGGAGACCCAGGACGCGCCGCGAGCCCTCGACCGCGAGCGCGGCGACGGCCTCTCGGTCGGCGAGGACGAGGCGTGA
- a CDS encoding uracil phosphoribosyltransferase encodes MPIEDRGDAHVITHALAKDTLSRLRDVDTEQVGFRKGLVKLGRISGYEIIDGAMDTEFVSIQTPLTETTGERVKGLDDVVIINVLRAATPFVEGLLKAFPRAKQGVISAGRDEEAGMNDEGEFPITIDYVKLPEISSDDTVIVADPMLATGSTMTTVLDYVTDEAPDDVEHLFVLSAVSAPDGLLRVSEQFPSADLLTVAIDDHLDDDGFIVPGLGDAGDRAFRTT; translated from the coding sequence ATGCCCATCGAAGACCGCGGCGACGCCCACGTCATCACACACGCGCTGGCAAAAGACACGCTCTCGCGGCTCCGCGACGTCGATACCGAGCAGGTCGGCTTCCGCAAGGGCCTCGTGAAACTCGGCCGCATCTCCGGCTACGAGATCATCGACGGCGCGATGGACACGGAGTTCGTCTCCATCCAGACGCCGCTGACCGAGACCACCGGCGAGCGCGTGAAGGGCCTCGACGACGTCGTCATCATCAACGTGTTGCGGGCCGCCACGCCGTTCGTCGAGGGACTGCTGAAGGCGTTCCCCCGCGCGAAGCAGGGCGTCATCAGCGCGGGCCGCGACGAGGAGGCCGGGATGAACGACGAGGGCGAGTTCCCCATCACCATCGACTACGTGAAACTCCCCGAGATCTCCTCGGACGACACCGTCATCGTCGCCGACCCGATGCTCGCCACCGGGTCGACGATGACGACCGTCCTCGACTACGTCACCGACGAGGCGCCCGACGACGTCGAACACCTCTTCGTGCTGTCGGCCGTCAGCGCTCCCGACGGACTGCTCCGCGTCAGCGAGCAGTTCCCGTCGGCGGACCTCCTCACTGTCGCCATCGACGACCACCTCGACGACGACGGCTTCATCGTCCCCGGCCTCGGCGACGCCGGCGACCGCGCGTTCCGCACGACGTAG
- a CDS encoding sodium-dependent phosphate transporter: MSGTALATLAVAALASLFMAWAIGAGSSGSTPFAPAVGANAITVMRAGFVVGLLGLAGAVFQGANVSEAVGRELIVGVTLSPLAATTALITAAALVAVGVFAGYPIATAFTVTGAVVGTGLAMGGGAAWPKYQQIATLWVLTPFAGGGIAYGMARGLRSLDVDRVTVPVLAAVVGAIVANVQFVFLGPAGVSRSFARATAVAAGEYELAVHVATTVAVAVVVAVLLRRDMDRDAERGQRHFLLALGGLVAFSAGGSQVGLAVGPLLPLVGDDVPLTYVLVGGGIGLLAGSWTGAPRMIKALAQDYSSLGPRRSIAALIPSFAIAQTAVFFGIPVSFNEIIVSAIIGSGYAASTGGGVSSRKMLFTVLAWVASLALALGISYGAFVAIDAVL, translated from the coding sequence ATGAGTGGAACGGCCCTCGCGACGCTCGCGGTCGCCGCACTGGCGAGCCTGTTCATGGCGTGGGCCATCGGCGCCGGCTCCTCGGGGTCGACGCCGTTCGCCCCGGCGGTCGGCGCGAACGCCATCACGGTGATGCGGGCCGGCTTCGTCGTCGGCCTGCTCGGACTCGCGGGCGCCGTCTTCCAGGGCGCGAACGTCTCCGAGGCGGTCGGGCGGGAGCTCATCGTCGGGGTGACGCTCTCCCCGCTGGCGGCGACCACGGCGCTCATCACGGCCGCCGCGCTTGTCGCCGTCGGCGTGTTCGCGGGCTACCCGATAGCCACCGCGTTCACCGTCACGGGCGCCGTCGTCGGCACGGGCCTGGCGATGGGCGGCGGCGCGGCGTGGCCGAAGTACCAGCAGATAGCGACGCTGTGGGTGCTGACGCCGTTCGCCGGCGGCGGCATCGCCTACGGGATGGCGCGGGGGCTCCGGTCGCTCGACGTCGACCGCGTCACCGTCCCCGTGCTCGCGGCCGTCGTCGGCGCCATCGTCGCCAACGTCCAGTTCGTCTTCCTCGGCCCGGCGGGCGTGAGCCGGTCGTTCGCGCGGGCGACAGCTGTCGCCGCCGGCGAGTACGAACTCGCTGTACACGTCGCCACGACCGTCGCGGTGGCGGTGGTCGTCGCCGTCCTGCTGCGCCGCGACATGGACCGTGACGCCGAGCGCGGGCAGCGCCACTTCCTGCTCGCACTCGGCGGCCTCGTGGCGTTCTCCGCGGGCGGCAGTCAGGTCGGCCTCGCGGTCGGCCCGCTGCTCCCGCTGGTCGGCGACGACGTGCCGCTGACCTACGTTCTGGTCGGGGGCGGCATCGGCCTGCTCGCCGGGTCGTGGACCGGCGCCCCGCGGATGATCAAGGCGCTCGCGCAGGATTACTCCTCGCTGGGGCCGCGGCGCTCCATCGCCGCGCTCATCCCGAGTTTCGCCATCGCCCAGACCGCCGTCTTCTTCGGCATCCCCGTCTCGTTCAACGAGATCATCGTCAGCGCCATCATCGGCTCCGGCTACGCGGCCTCGACCGGCGGTGGCGTGAGCAGCCGTAAGATGCTGTTCACGGTGCTGGCGTGGGTCGCGTCGCTCGCGCTCGCGCTCGGCATCAGTTACGGCGCATTCGTCGCCATCGACGCGGTCCTCTGA